ATTAGAGCTTTTTTAAGCATGATTAGCGATCAATTGACGAACCGTAGGAGAACGATACCCTAAAACAATTTTATCTTTAGGAATACCCATCTCAATTAATTCTTGGGCAATACCGGATTCCGTAAAATCTCGTTGAATCCAAATTTTGTCCTCTTGAATCTCTACATGAATCGGACAGCCATAAATGCGCTTTTCATCTTCCCAACCTACATGCAGGAGTAAATAACGTTGGCGCTCCTCATCAAACAGGATTTGAGCCTCTACAGTTTTATCCTGCTGTCGATATTGCCAATGTTCAAGAATAATTTTTTTGATGGCTTCTGCATAATTTAGATTTTCCATTGGATAATCATCTCCTGCTTGATATCAAATATTATTAAATTTAAGTCATACCTGCTGATTGATTTTT
This is a stretch of genomic DNA from Roseofilum capinflatum BLCC-M114. It encodes these proteins:
- a CDS encoding XisI protein — its product is MENLNYAEAIKKIILEHWQYRQQDKTVEAQILFDEERQRYLLLHVGWEDEKRIYGCPIHVEIQEDKIWIQRDFTESGIAQELIEMGIPKDKIVLGYRSPTVRQLIANHA